A genomic window from Silene latifolia isolate original U9 population chromosome 11, ASM4854445v1, whole genome shotgun sequence includes:
- the LOC141611045 gene encoding glyoxylate/hydroxypyruvate reductase HPR3-like, producing MDSIKDSSSSLPKIILIKPPPVFLSLEHQFSRHFHFLKAYESPLPLPAFLAAAAADGGVSAMFVTANGPPITAESVLDHVPSVRCIVSSAAGVDYIDLDECRRRGIVVANAAGVSSADCADFAVGLVVDVFRKVSDGDRFVRSGGWCGGEFRLGRRLGGKTVGIVGLGRIGSAVAKRLHGFDCRILYNSRNKKPSVPYSFYSNVCEMAADSDLLVICCSLSDQTRHMINKEVLTALGKDGIIVNVARGPIIDEKELLRFLLEGRIAGAGLDVFEHEPSVPQELFSLDNVVLAHHQAGFTEECFQDLFELVKGNFEAFFSNKPLLSPVV from the exons ATGGACTCCATTAAAGATTCATCTTCATCATTACCAAAAATAATCTTAATTAAACCACCACCAGTATTCCTCAGCCTCGAACACCAATTTTCCCGCCATTTTCACTTCCTCAAAGCTTACGAATCACCACTACCACTCCCCGCCTTCctcgccgccgccgccgccgatGGCGGCGTTTCCGCCATGTTCGTCACCGCTAACGGACCTCCGATCACCGCTGAATCGGTGCTCGATCACGTTCCTTCGGTTCGTTGTATCGTTTCTTCCGCCGCCGGTGTCGATTATATTGATCTTGATGAGTGTCGGCGACGCGGTATTGTTGTTGCGAATGCAGCTGGTGTTTCTTCAGCTGATTGTGCGGATTTCGCTGTCGGTTTGGTTGTTGATGTGTTTCGGAAGGTGTCTGATGGTGATCGGTTTGTTAGGAGTGGTGGTTGGTGTGGTGGCGAGTTTCGGTTAGGTCGTCGG TTGGGAGGCAAGACAGTAGGAATAGTCGGCCTTGGAAGAATTGGCTCAGCGGTTGCAAAAAGACTCCACGGTTTCGACTGTcgtatattgtacaactctaggAATAAGAAGCCGTCAGTCCCATATTCGTTTTATTCAAATGTCTGTGAGATGGCTGCTGACAGTGATTTGCTTGTAATATGCTGCTCTTTATCTGATCAAACCCGGCATATGATAAACAAGGAAGTGCTGACAGCACTGGGTAAGGATGGAATTATCGTTAACGTAGCTCGAGGGCCTATAATTGACGAGAAGGAGCTGCTTAGGTTTTTATTGGAAGGTCGGATAGCTGGCGCTGGCTTAGACGTGTTCGAGCATGAGCCGTCTGTGCCTCAAGAGCTCTTCTCCCTGGACAATGTTGTTCTGGCACATCATCAAGCCGGTTTCACTGAAGAG